A DNA window from Leopardus geoffroyi isolate Oge1 chromosome A1, O.geoffroyi_Oge1_pat1.0, whole genome shotgun sequence contains the following coding sequences:
- the GARIN3 gene encoding protein FAM71B: MKRTVSSEYLLPYYTAHSYRSMGVFNTSMGELQRQLYKGGEYDIFKYAPMFESDFIQISKKGEVIDVHNRVRMVTVGIASTSPILPLPDVMLLARPTKVCEEHARHARTTKGRGRKPMKTLELTRLLPLKFVKISIHDREKQQLRLKLATGRTFYLQLCPSSDAREDLFCYWEKLVYLLRPPVDSCSSTPTLRTGDEATLEDDKSLVTPELHGEGDQDKFSLHKPHEVSRATSSGYAGREGIHHAHHRMPGSPAVLKTSGTTEGAASRSATGMAVAGTATSATTGLAVSGAGAGTRPSSGAQSISATRAIGPGQVNTVALAGAAAKCPGESGSNKAIAGVVNISSEGTNVALGTASTSSVGNSTVTTGTANLSSASSMSVVFAGAVMTGIPTGKDPVAAPLVSTLQSEGYMCERDGSQKVSQPSAETRKGKKERREKKDRTSSRKSSHHHRTGESHHRMGGNKSTQKSSSHQSLSSHDKRDDKKEKGQSHVRKRGHHSHKSGSSVAKESRTAHKLGKIKSANSSGTVSKKSSKIGSFFKSLKVISGSKAAATTHNRELDFVAKTVEKRNIEAKIEKAQDGQEDICSTLTSETMETIIFEAKSI; encoded by the exons ATGAAGAGAACCGTGAGCAGCGAGTATTTGTTACCTTATTACACGGCCCACAGCTACCGTTCAATGGGCGTGTTCAATACCTCCATGGGGGAACTGCAACGACAACTGTACAAGGGAGGAGAGTATGACATTTTCAAATACGCACCTATGTTTGAAAGCGACTTTATTCAGATCAGCAAAAAAGGAGAGGTGATTGATGTACACAACCGTGTCCGAATGGTGACTGTGGGCATTGCATCCACCAGCCCCATCCTCCCTTTACCTGATGTCATGCTACTGGCTCGACCAACAAAAGTCTGTGAGGAGCATGCCAGACATGCCCGGACCACCAAGGGGAGAGGTCGCAAGCCCATGAAGACCCTGGAGCTCACCAGGCTACTTCCTTTAAAGTTTGTCAAGATCTCCATTCATGATCGCGAGAAACAGCAGCTGCGCCTAAAGCTGGCCACTGGCCGCACTTTCTATCTGCAGCTGTGTCCCTCTTCAGATGCACGAGAAGACCTATTTTGCTACTGGGAAAAACTTGTCTATCTCCTGAGACCACCAGTGGATAGCTGCAGCAGTACCCCGACACTGCGAACTGGGGATGAAGCCACCTTAGAGGATGACAAAAGCCTAGTG ACCCCAGAGCTCCATGGAGAAGGGGATCAGGATAAGTTTAGTCTTCACAAGCCTCATGAGGTGTCTAGAGCCACCTCTTCTGGTTAcgctgggagagagggaatccatcATGCCCACCACAGAATGCCTGGTTCACCTGCGGTCCTGAAGACTTCAGGGACTACTGAAGGAGCAGCATCCAGGTCAGCCACAGGCATGGCAGTAGCAGGGACAGCAACGAGTGCTACAACAGGCTTAGCAGtgtcaggggcaggggcaggaacgAGGCCTTCCTCCGGTGCTCAGAGCATATCGGCAACCAGGGCTATAGGTCCAGGCCAGGTAAACACAGTGGCCCTGGCTGGAGCCGCCGCCAAATGTCCGGGAGAAAGTGGATCCAACAAGGCCATTGCAGGTGTTGTCAATATATCCTCAGAGGGTACGAACGTGGCCTTGGGCACTGCAAGCACATCCTCGGTAGGTAATTCCACAGTAACAACAGGAACTGCCAATCTCTCCTCAGCGAGCAGCATGAGTGTGGTGTTTGCAGGTGCAGTGATGACTGGCATACCTACTGGGAAAGACCCAGTAGCAGCACCCCTCGTCTCAACCTTGCAGAGTGAAGGCTACATGTGTGAACGGGATGGAAGCCAGAAGGTCTCCCAGCCCAGTGCTGAAACccggaagggaaaaaaagaaagaagagaaaagaaagatagaaCTTCCAGTAGGAAAAGTTCCCATCACCACAGGACAGGTGAAAGTCACCACAGGATGGGAGGGAACAAGTCGACCCAGAAATCATCCTCCCACCAGTCCTTATCCAGCCATGACAAAAGAGATGACaaaaaggagaaagggcagagcCATGTAAGAAAGAGAGGACACCACTCTCACAAGAGTGGCAGCTCTGTGGCAAAGGAGTCAAGGACAGCTCACAAATTGGGGAAGATAAAATCTGCAAACAGTTCAGGTACTGTAAGTAAGAAATCCAGTAAAATTGGTTCTTTCTTCAAGAGCTTGAAAGTCATTTCTGGTTCAAAAGCGGCAGCCACAACACACAATAGGGAGTTGGACTTCGTGGCTAAGACCGTAGAGAAGCGCAACATAGAGGCCAAGATAGAGAAAGCCCAGGATGGCCAGGAGGATATCTGTAGTACCCTGACATCTGAGACAATGGAGACAATAATCTTTGAAGCCAAATCCATTTAA